ACCTTTAATTTAAGCCCTGCCATTCCGTTACTATACAAAGAAAGTGCGTAAGGATAAAACTGGATTTGAGGATAAGCATACATATACTCCGCAAAAAAACCGATGGAAGGAAGTACATTAGATTTTTGCTGTTTCAGTTTTAATACCGCCAGTTGTTGTTCTTTTTCCGATATCTGCAGTTTAAAGGAACGGGATTCAGCTTCAGACAGGTAATTTGACAACCCTTTTAACAAAACCGGATCGGCCTCCATATCGGAAACGACGGGCATCAGCATCATATCGTCCTGCTTACCGATCAGGAGGTTCAGTTTTTGAGCCGCAATATGGATACTGTTTTCAATTTCTGTAAGCAGCATCTTTTGTTTTGATAAACGAAGTTCAGCACGCAACACATCACTCTTCAGTACCGTGCCGTTTTTATAAAGTTCCCTGATCTCCTGAAGTTGCTTTTCCCGTTCTTTGATGTCCTGTTTTAATAAAGACTGATAAGATCTGTTGCGGTACACATCATAAAAATAAACAGCGGCGATATAATGGATTTCCTGTTTTGTCAGGTTTTTATTGGCTACAGCCAGCTCATTTTCCGTCTTCGATGCAGCGATTTCCCGATTTGTTTTCCCGCCGTTATATAAGTTCAGGTAAGCATCCGCAGATACCTTATAATATTTAGGTTCTACCGGATACTGCGAAGGAGTGTGAAATAAACCTTTTTCATAAATTGGCATTTGAAAAATATACGCCAATACGCCATTGGCCGCAACTTCCGGTAAGCGTTCTGAACGGGCAACCTTAATTCCTGCTTCTGCAGCAAGTACTTCCAACTGCTTCATCTGAAGTTTTCTGCTATTGCTATCGGCTAATTGCCAGACTTCTGTAATGGTAAGTGGAATTTCGGGCTTGACTGTTGTGTGTTGTGCATGGACAAAAAGAGAGGATAAAAGAAAGGACATGCACATCCCAAACTTTCTTTTATACGGGCTAAAATTCATATAAAGTAATTAATGCTGCAAATTTCGGCTAAGAATTATTTCTTTATTTTATCTAAAGTGACATATATTTGTTCAAACCAGCCACATGAATACCTTAGACAATGAAGTGCTTTTATCTGCGATCGATGCCCGTGAGGAAAGTACTTATGTATGGCACAGTAAGTTTGAAGATCGTTTCCGGCACCATAAACACATTAAAGGGCAACTTACTTATGTAGAAGGCGGGGTTATTTTTCTCTATGCGAATGATAAATCTTATTTCATTCCCGCCCGTCATTACTTATGGATTCCCGCAGGAGTAGAACATCACCTGCAGCACCGCTATCGTGCAGCTATTGTCCGCAACATCTATTTCAATACCAAATCCGAGGAAGACAATCCTTTTTTTGATCATATCGGCATCTACCCTGTGAATAGCCTGTTATTAGAAATGCTCAAATTTTCCGAGCACTGGAATGGGGACATTTTTCCGGGGACACATGAATTTGGCTTTTTGAACACCATACAAAATATTCTGCCCACTATCAGTAAACACCCCTTACCAATTGTTGTTCCGACAACAGATAATGAGAGACTCAGACCAGTATTATGGTACATTCACCAGCATTTAGCGGATGAGCTGACCTTAGAAGTCATCGCCGCAGCAACCGGTTTTAGCGAACGGACTTTATCAAGGGTATTTCAGGCGGCTCTTGACATTTCCTTTTTTCAATACCTGAAACTGGTCAGGATCACGAAAGCCATGGAAAAACTACTGGAAAGCGACCTGACCATTAGCGAAATTGCTTATGAGGTTGGTTACGACAGCATTTCTTCCTTTAGCAATACCTTTTTTAAGATGACCGGCAGCAGACCTTCTACCTTTAAAGAATTGAAAGTAGCGAGTTTGGGTACGGATTAATTACCGGCCTCTTCTTCTGGTTCGGTATGTTGTCTGAGTTGTTTTGGTCCCTGTGGCCAGATAAAGCAGGTAGACTGTTTCTTCCATCCGAGGCTTTTATAAAAATCGCCCTTTCCCGGAGCTGCCGTCAGGTTCACGAAATGATAATTATCACCCAGCTTCTCATTCAGCGCATTAACAAGGTATTTACCCAGACCATTGCCCTGGAAATCCGGATCCACAATAATGTCGGCCAATACCGCGTAATATCGCCCATCATCCACCGTTCGGCCAAAAGCAATCAGCTGCTCTTCTTTATAAATAAATAACGTCCAGCTACTTCTTCCAAATGCTGCTGCTATTTCTGCTTCTTCCCTTTTCCTCCAGTCTACTTTGGAAAACAGCTCACATACGTAAGCCCAGTCCACAGTGGATAAATCAGGGTTGATTTTATAAGTCAGGTCATTCACGTTTATTCTGCTCGGAGACATATTTATCTTAAAGATTTTAATTGGGCCACAAATATCAGTAATTAATTCTGCTCTATTTAATCCTTTAGGTAATTGTGGAAAAAGTTTAGTACTTACCCGCCTAAAAACAAAAAAAAACAAACTTTCTTTTCAAGAAAAAAGACTATTATTGCGGCAAATAATTAACCTCTAATGGACAAGATAAAGTCATTGTTATCAGGCATTTTTGTACTGATATCCCTCTGCTCCTACGCTCAGAAAAAAGAAATTCAACTCAAAACTTTCAAGTTTGGAAAAATTGACCCTACAGAATTCAATACCAGGGTAAGCGGGATTGACTCCGCCGCTTCTGCCGTGGCATTATTTGATACAGGAAGGGGCTGGTTTGAACTGAGCCCGAAAACAAAAGGTTTTGTGTTTGTCTTTGAACGCCATACCCGTTATAAAATCATTAATAAAAATGGTTATGACCTCGCTAATTTAGAGATTCAGCTTTACCGGAACAATGGTTCGGAAACTACGCTGGATTATTTAGATGCTACTACCTATAACATGGAAAATGGCAAAATGGTAGCCAGCAAAATCAATAAGGATGCTAAATTCTCCGAAAAACAAGACAAAAATTTCACTCTTAAAAAATTCACACTTCCCAACGTTAAGGAAGGCGCTATTATAGAATATAAATACAGGCTTAAATCTGACTTTATATTTACGCTTAACCCATGGTATTTTCAAAAGGAAGTTCCTGTTTTATATTCCAGTTACCAGGTAAAGGTTCCGGAATACTTTAACTATAAGACAACTGCTGGTGGCTTTGTCGCGATCAACCCGAAAGACGAAATGTTAAATGAAAGTTACGCATTGGGAACTGACCGCGTGAGTACAACCGTAAAACAGACCACTTATATTGCGGAGAACGTTCCTGCACTAAAAACAGAAAAATTCATTACCACACTGCAGGATTATGTGAGCAAGGTAGAATTTGAACTGAGCTCTACCCGTTTTCCGGGAGAAATGTATCAGGAATATACCTCCAGCTGGCCAAAAATCGTAACCATTTTAAAGGAAAGTGATAAATTTGGTTCATTTATAGACAAAAGAAGTTACAATAAGACGCTTGTACAACAATTAATTAAAGGGGAAACCAATCCCGACAGCATCATCTCCATCCTGTTTAATCATGTTAAAAATAACCTGAAATGGAATGATGAACATAGTAAGTATGCAACGGTTTCGAATCCCAAGGCTGTTTTTGAGAAAAAATCAGGAAATGCAGCAGACATCAACCTTAGTTTATACAGTTTATTAAATGAAACGAGTGTCAAAGCATTTCCGGTATTGCTGAGTACAAGATCCAATGGAATGCATCCTGGATTCCCTATGCTTACTCAATTTGACAATGTGATTGTAGCTGTTCAGTCAGGTGAAAAATACCTGTTGCTGGATGCTACCGACAAAAATCATACGCCTGGGTTAATTGCTTACGACAACCTTAATCACGAAGGTTTCAGGGTAGATATGGCAGCAGTAAATGGAGAATGGATCTCTCTTGAAGAAGAAAAAATCAGCAAAAAGAACATTACCTATAGCCTGGTTTTAGATGCGGAGAATAAACTATCAGGTAAACTCTTTCTTTCCTATACCAATTATGAAGGACTTAACCGCCGGGATAGTTACCATAGTGCAGCCAATGAAGAAGAATATTTAAAGAAATATAAGGGTGATAAACCGGGTCTGGGAGTTAAAAATTATCAGATTACCAATTTAAATCTTGTTGAGGCACCTCTGACAGAAACCATGGATGTGATGATTGAAGACAATGTGGAAGAGGCAGGCAACCTGGTATACTTCACGCCTTTGTTATTTGACCGGACTAAAGAGAATCCTTTTAAACTTGAAGAGCGCAAATTCCCTGTAGATTTTGGTTATCCTACGGAAGAAAATTACCGCATTACCATAGATTTCCCTAAAGGATATCAACTGGACAAGACGCCCAAAAATGAAAAGATTATTTTACCGGACGAAAGTGCAGCTTTCACTTTTATGACGGCAGCGGAAGAGAACAAATTACTTTTATCGAGTAAAATCACGATTAAAAAAGCATATTATACTCCGGAAGAATATCAGGATTTAAAAGAGCTTTTTAAGAATATCGTAAGAAAACAGGCAGAACAAATTGTATTTAAAAAGATCTGATGAGGAGGAAACTGATGTTAACGGTTTTGCTGGGCATTACCGGAATTTGTAGTTACGGACAGGGGGAATATGATGTCAGCAAAATCCCAGCTGGGCTAACGGAAAATGCGGCCATAGTAATCAGAAACCAGGAAATGGTTTATGAGGTTAAGGGACTGGGCAGTGCCAGACAAGACTATAAGACCGCGGTAACGATCCTGAATAAAAAAGGAGAAGGCGCTTCTAACATGTATGAGTACTATGATAAATTCTCTAATGTTTACAACTTAAAAGCGACCTTGTATGATGAAAAAGGGATAAAGATAAAAGAGTACCGGTCCTCTGATTTCAAAGACAGAAGTGCGGTGTCCGATGGCACCTTATATTCAGATAGCAGGATTAAGTTCATGGAGTTTTTATATGCCTCCTTTCCCTATACCGTGGAATATAGCTATAGTGTAGATTATAACGGCATCCTGAACTATCCTTCCTGGAATCCTGCAAGCTCCTGGGCTATGGCGGTAGAAAAATCTTCTTATACCTTTAAGGTTCCAAAATCTTTCAGCTTTAAACACCTGAGCAGCAAAGGACTGAAAACAGATTCAACTGAGGTTAAAGACATGAAGCAGTACCGCTGGTCATGTGCCGCTGTACCTGCATTGGTTTATGAGCCGATGAGCGCAGGATTAAAAGGCGTAAACCCATGGGTAATGGTTGCCCCGAATCAATTTGAATACGACAATACCAAAGCCAATATTGAAGACTGGACAAAGCTGGGGAGCTGGCTGTATCAATTGAGCAGCGGATCGCAGGTACTACCTGAAGCCGCTAAATTAAAAATCCAACTGCTCATTAAGGATGCGAAGTCTCCTAAAGAAAAAATCAAAATATTATATCGCCATTTGCAGGAAAATACCAGATATGTAGGCGTTCAGCTTGGCATTGGCGGATATACGCCTATTGTAGCAGAAAAGGTATCAACTGTAAATTATGGAGATTGTAAAGGTCTTTCCAATTACATGAAAGCGATGCTGCAGGAAGCAGGAATCAAATCAAACCTGGTTGTGATCGGAAGCGGCATGCCTTCTCTTAACCGGAAATATGCCAGCATGAACCAGGCCAATCACATGATTCTCTGTGTGCCTTTAGAAAAGGATACCACCTGGCTCGAATGTACCAGTTCTTATGATCCAACCGGATTTATAGGAAATGACAATTCCGGAAGAACCGTTTTGCTGGTTACAGAACAAGGAGGTAAATTGGTAGAGACTCCCCTGCTTAAACCTTCCGGCAATTATCTGAAAAGAAACACCAGGGTTGAGCTGAACGAAGAAGGAAATGCAGCCATTCAGATCGATGCACAGTACGCTAATGCGCAGTACGAAGACAACATCGGATTGATGCTCATCGAGCCTGTAAATCAGCGTAAAAACATCATGAACTCATTGGGCATCCCCAATATGGAAATCACTTCGGTAAAATATACACAGCCGGATAAAGATCTGCCTTTGCTAAACGAAAATATCAGTCTGAAAAGCAGTCAGCTGCTGACCGGAGGAGGAGGAAAATTATTCCTCACCCTGAACCTGTTAAACAGGCAGGAAAACACGCTTACGCCAATTGAAAACCGCAAAACTCCTTTCGCTGTCAGCTATGGTTACCTTGATGAAGATGAGGTGATTTATACCATCCCTAAAGGATTTAAAGTTGAGTTTATCCCTAAAGATATTGTCATCGAATCGGAATTTGGAAAATATACAACGAAAGTTGTGGCGAAAGACAATACGCTGATTTACACGCGAACAAAATCCATTATCAATAAACAATATCCTGCGGAAAAATATAACGAGTATGTAGCTTTTCATAAAAAGCTCTATCAGGCAGACAAACAAAAAAGTATCCTGGCTAAAATAGAATAGCCAGGGCACCTTTTATTTCTTTCCTACAACGACCTTCGTAAAGTCGGCAGTGTTCAAATATTGATTGGCCAGCTGTTTTAAATCTTCAGCGGTAATCGTTTTGACAGTCTCGATATAATGATCGTAATAGGTATAATCCAGACCAGAGAAATAAGCGTTTTTAAATTTGTCAGCATGAGAAAATGCATTCTCCAGGCTACCCAACATGGATCCCAGCATATAGTTACGAACCAGGTTTAACTCTCCGGCACTTACTGCTTCAGTCCTTAACAGGTCAATCTCTTTTTCAATTTCCCCCAGTGCATCATTACAAACTGCGGCGCCGACTTCTGTCGCAATGAAGAAATAACCCGCATCCTTTAAGGAAACCACCGCAGAGCCAATACCATAAGTATACCCTTTATCCTCTCTGATATTCGCCATTAGCCTGGATCCGAAATAACCTCCAAGCAAGCAATTCAGCACCTGGAATCCCGCAAAATCTTTATGTTTTCTGGTGATGGCCAGTGTACCCATCCGAATGGCAGACTGAATGGCCTCCGGACGTTCGACCAACATTTCTCCTTTTACGCCCCCGGTAAACTCAAATTTGTTGCCAACAGAATTTTCATGGTTATCCCATTGTTTTCCAAGGAAGCTATTGAGGAGATCAAACTCTTTTTGTTCAAATTTCCCGGCCACGATGATGGTACAGTTTTCCGGTTTGTAAGCTGCTTTGAAATAACTCAATAAATCTGCTTGCTGAATCGCATCATAATCTACAGCTTCAATACTGGAACCATAGGTAGAATCGCCAAAAATAGCATGAGCAAAATGTTTCCTCGCTAAGAAGTCATTCTTTTGCAGACTCACCTGCAAAGATTGTTTCTGATTCTGGATAAAGATATCCAGCTCCTGCTGAGGAAAGATACTCTCATTAAGGATAGACCTCAGAATAGGCAATACCGAAGCCAGGTGCTTATTCAGGGTATAAACCTTGACACTCGACTGATCGGCACCATATTCTGTTTGCAGAAAGGCACCATAATAATCCACTTTTTCAGCGATGTCTTTGGCCGTCAGCTTTTCCGTTCCATTGTTGATCAGGTGGCTTACCGTTAATGCCTGAAGAGGTTTTGACTGATCCCAGTTTACATTTCCAAATATAAACTCAATGCGTACCAATTCCTGTTTACCTGCATTAATGGTAAATACAGGAATCCCATTATCCAGTTGTTGCTTTAAAGGTTCAATAAAATTTATTTCATTCACCTGTTTTGATTCAGGGGCTAATGTACGGTTAAGCATCTTGGGCAGTTAAATAATATAAAGTTGAGGATTGTTCTTTTACAAAGGTGCGTTTTGCAACGTCTAAAATACGTGCTGAAGTCACTTCATGGTACTTATTAATTTCTGTGTTCAACCAGTCGGCATCTCCAAGCAACTCGTAATAAGCCAGGTTCATCGCTTTATCTAAAAGACTCATTTCAGCAAATACGATGATAGATTCAGACTTATTTTTCACTTTGGTGAGTTCATCTACCGTCACCTCTTCAGCAGCAATGGCATTCAATTCCTTCCAGATGGCAGCCTCTGCAGCTTCCATGGTTACACCTTCGATCAGTTTACCTTCTACAATAAACAATCCTTTATCCAGACTTCCGGTCAGATAAGCATTAATTTCACTGAATAACTGCTGTTCTTTTAACAGACTATTGTATAGTCTGGATGATTGTCCCTGCGAAAGGATATCCGACATCAGGTCATACACCTGATAGTCTTTATCTGATCGGTCTGGCATCTGGAAAGCCATGTAGATGGCATTCAGGGGAACTTCTGCAATTACGGTTTCCTGGCGTGCTTCGGTTTGCTGAGGCTCTGCAGGAAGATTTCTAAGGTAACGCTCTCCTGCAGGAATTGGTGCAAACCATTTCTCGGCAAGTGCTTTTACCTCTTCCGTTTTCACATTCCCGCCTACCACCATAATGGCATTCTGAGGATTGTAATGCTTTTTGAAAAATGCCTTTACATCTTCCATTTTAGCATCTTCAATCTGCTTCAGGTCCTGCCCTATGGTAGCCCATCTGTAGGGATGTTCTTTGTAGGCAAGGGGTCTTAGTTTCAACCATACATCACCGTAAGGCTGGTTAAGATACCTTTGTTTAAACTCTTCGCACACTACATTACGTTGCGTTTCCAGGCTTTTATCAGAAAAAGCAAGGCTCAGCATACGGTCGCTCTCCAGCCAGAAAGCGGTTTCCAGATTGGTGGCCGGAAGGGTAATATAATAGTTGGTGATGTCATTGCTCGTGAAAGCATTGTTTTCCCCTCCTACTCTTTGCAGCGGTTCATCATAACTTGGAATATTTACGGAGCCACCAAACATCAGGTGCTCAAACAAATGGGCAAAGCCGGTTTTATCTTGTTCTTCGTCTCTTGCACCAACATCATATAGGATGTTTAACACCGCCATAGGTGTTGTATCATCTTCGTGTACCAGGACACGTAATCCATTGGCCAATGTAAAACGGTTAAAATCTACCATATATATAAAATAATTGTGCCAAATATAGGAATAAAGCAAAAGGGAAATGTGATAATAATGTGAAATAAAAAGAAAGGAACTTATGGTATATTTGCAGTATGAATACTGCCGAATTATTGCATAGGGCCTTACATTTCGACTTTCTGACACAGGAAGAAGGCGTTTTTTTGTATCACCATGCGTCAACTGCCGAACTGGCTTACGTAGCCAATGAACTGAGGAAAAAACAAGTACCCAGCGGGAAAGTAACCTGGCAGATAGACCGTAATGTCAACACCACAAACGTATGTATTGCCAACTGTAAATTCTGTAATTTCTTCAGAAGGCCGGGGCACGACGAAAGCTACATTACTGACATCGAGACGTATAAAGTTAAAATTGAAGAAACTTTCCGCTTAGGTGGGGATCAGCTCTTGCTTCAGGGCGGACATCATCCGGACCTGGGCCTGAAATTTTATGCCGATCTGTTTAAACAATTAAAAGAATTATATCCCGATCTTAAGCTCCATGCTTTAGGTCCGCCTGAGATTGCTCACGTCGCAAAACTGGAGGGGATCTCCCATACAGAAGTGCTGACTGCATTAAAAGCTGCCGGAATGGACTCCCTTCCTGGTGCGGGTGCAGAAATCCTGAACGACCGGGTCAGGAGATTAATATCCAAAGGTAAATGTGGAGGAAAAGAATGGTTGGATGTGATGCGTGCAGCACATCAGCTGGACATTACCACTTCTGCAACCATGATGTTCGGACATGTGGAAACTATCGAAGAGCGTTTTGAACACCTGGTATGGATCAGAGAAGTTCAAAGTGAAAAACCGGCAGATGCCAAAGGTTTTCTGGCCTTTATTCCATGGCCTTTCCAGGATGACGGTACTTTATTAAAAAGATTAAGAGGCATCAGCAACAATGTTTCCGGTGATGAATACATCCGGATGCTGGCATTGAGCAGAATTATGCTGCCTAACGTTAAAAATATCCAGGCTTCCTGGCTTACCGTAGGTAAAAATGTGGCAGAATTATGTCTGCATGCCGGGGCGAACGACTTCGGATCCATTATGATCGAAGAAAATGTAGTGTCTGCAGCAGGCGCACCACACCGTTTCACCGCTAAAGGAATTCAGGATGCCATCCGGGAAGCAGGCTTTGAGCCGCAGCTCCGTGGCCAGCAATACAATTACCGTGACCTTCCGGAACACCTGGAAGAGCAGGTGATCAATTATTAAAAAAGATAGGGGACTTCCGTCCCCTATCCACCTTAAACTTAAACACATCCCCCTCTCTAAGAAATCCCGAATAATTTTACAATATCCAATACCTGCTGGGTAGTTAAGGGTTCATCAAATGACTCCGAAGCCGCCGCAGCATTCACTGCTGTACCATTGATTCCCGTAATCTGAATGGTAGCCTGGGTAGTCAGCTCTTCTCCTGCATATACCGCAGCGGCATTAGGTACCCCGCTATCGTTTCCACCGGTAATCCATGGTTTAATGGCAAAGCCATTCTGTGCACGCATATAACGGATCTTCGCAGCATGACGGGCCTCTACAGAATGGATGTTTAACGCAGCGGTAAGCACCCCTCCCTGACCAACCAGTGCTGGTGCCTGTCCTTTGTAAGCACGGACGCCGGTATCTTCCAAAGCCTGTGCTACTGCCAGAAACACCGCGTAATTACCTATTGCAAATGGATTTGGAAATGCACCGCTTGCCGTCCAGTCGTAGCTGGGTTTAGCCACTACGGCGTCTGAACCAATGACCCCTTTCAGGAAATTTACATGGGCAGTTTCATGACCGCTGATGATTCCAATGGCTGTTTTATCTGATGCTCCCTGTGCTGTAGATGGAAAATCGGCACCTCCGGAAGCTTTCAGCGCCTGGGTGTAAAAAGCAGCTTCAAAATGTTCCAGGGTTAAGGCAAACTGAAGTACTCCTTTTACTGCAGAAGGTAAGGTACTTTGTCCGTAAGCTTTGGTAAACATCGAACCCAGCGCCATAGGAACGGCAGCGAGGCTTATTTTTTTACCAATATTAAAGAACTCCTTCATGGCAGTTCTACGTGGACTAAAGCGTTCATACACTTCTCCATCCACTTTTTCAATTTCTGTTAATATGTCTACGATATTCATGTTTTCCAGGTTTAGGCGTTTAAATTGATCACGTTGATTTTTGTTTTCACAAATCCGGCTGCAATGGTTAATACTTCCACCGGATTACGGGATTTATCCAGGCCGTTTACCATATCTACCACTTCCACATTAGAAAAGGAGTTTGGAGAGATCAGTTCTCTGATATACGCCGCGTGACGGGCCTCTACAGAAACAATTTTACCGGCCAGACCTAAATAAACCGTGCTTTTCAATAAACTTCCGGCACCATTATAAGCAGAAACACCTAAATCTTCAAAAGCCTTTGCAGTTCCCAGAACGCTGGTACGATCCGCAAAGTTGATCTTTGAAAAATCAACTTCCAGACTTCCGATAGCGGCCTGCCCAAGGGCATTTTTAAAAAATTCCCGGTGGGCAATTTCATGAAACTGAATATCTTTGAAATAGGCCAGCTCTGCAGCGCTGATATTGGCATAGGGAGTGGCGGCAACCTGAATATAGAAAGCGGCTTCCAGCTGCTCCAGTGCATAGGCATAATTTAATACGCCAAAATCATCTTTAAAATCTAAGGTCACTCCTGTTTTACCAGGTTCCATTGGATCATTCCGGTCTTTTTTACAACCGGCAGCAATCAATGCAACGCCTGCTGCACCTGCGCCGGCATATTGCAGGAAAGAACGACGATGCATTCCTTTTTCTTCATGTAAGTTTTTCATAATTTTCAGTTTTGGGTTTAAAGCTTATGAAACTTACCTGCGCAGGATTCCGGTTCATAAAATTTATCGGTTTTTATAAAGGCACGTACGAAAGAAAAAGCAAGCCGGTTTTCGGACTGCTGAAGAAATATTCTTAGTTCCCTCAATTTTTTAATAAATTCACCCTATAAAACTGATAAACTGTGCTGAATACGATTATTGTTGATGATGAAGAATTTGCCCGTTCCTCTCTTTATTTCTTATTACAGGAAAACTGCGAGAACATCCATATTTCGGGTATTGCCAAATCTGTCTCCGAAGCAAAGAACTTACTGAGCAATAACCAGATAGACCTGATATTCCTGGATATTGCCATGCCTGGAGAAAATGGGTTTGAACTCATTCCTCATGCCCAGCTTAATAAATCACATGTCATCTTCACCACTGCCTATGATCAATATGCTTTAAGGGCAATCAAGGCGAATGCATTAGATTATCTGTTAAAGCCTATAGATATCGATGAGTTGAAACTGGCGGTAGAAAAAGCCGGTAAATACATTGCGCTCAATAAAAAAGAACACAACAGGAATGAAAACCTTCAAAACCTGGCTGTTCATCTATCGGAAAGAAATGAAATCCGCAAAATCAGCTTGCCCAACGGACAAGGATATTCCCTGATCAATATCGATGACATCATTCATATTGAGGCAGACAGCAATTATTCTATATTCCATCTTGCCAATAAAGAAACCATTACGGTTTCCAAGGTTTTGAAAGAGTATGAGGAAATTCTGCCTGATCATCAGTTTGTGAGAATCCATAAATCGAGTATTGTAAATCTGAATTATCTAAAAGAGTATAATTCCAAGAATGGCGTGGAGGTGATTCTGAAAAATGGAGATAAGATTGCAGTGTCGAGAAGAAGGGCCAGCGATTTCGCTGAAAAGGTTAAATCATATACCCGTTTTGAAAGTGATAAATAAGAGAAAGATATGGACCATCAGACTTTTTTCGATTGGCATATTAAGCTTTTTGAGCAGCCTGACCTGTTTTTCACAAAGCACCTACCTGCAGCATTTCAGCACTAAAAACGGACTTCCGAGTAACAATTGTTTTTATACATTACAAGATAGCAAAGGTTATATCTGGATTGCCACGGATGCCGGGGTAAGTCGTTTTGATGGTAAGATATTTGAAACATTTTCTATCAATGATGGCCTTCCCGACAACCAGATTCTTCAGCTAAAAGAAGATAAAAGTGGGAAGATATGGTTCCTTGCCTTAAATGGGCAGCTTAGCTATTTTTACAATGGGAAGGTTTATAATGAGACCAACAACAAGCTGCTGAAGCTCCTGAAATTCAATGCGGTTATTGTTTCTTTTTTCCAGGATAGCAAAGGTAGAATATGGCTGGGCACCAACAAGAATGTGCTCATTATGTATAACGGGAAATCTATTACCAAATACATTTCAGCAAATCACGACAAACAGTTTATCAATACTTTTGTCCATGAAGATGCTGCCGGAAAAATATGGGCAATCAGCAATACCTCTGTAAGGGTAATGGAAGGAGATACATTTAAGGTGAAGCCCCATAGCAGCTTGCCCATCTCTTATAAAACAGCAGTCAATCTTCCGGATAAAACACTTGCCTATCTCGATCCCAACGGACTGAATATCAGAACCGGAAATAAAGAAACCTTATTGGCAAAGCTGAGTACAGGCTTACTCAGCAATGACCCCGGATACTTTCATGTAGACCAGAATAAGGACCTTTGGCTAAGTAACGCTTCAGGTATATATCACATTGAATCTGATGGCAACACCAAACGTTATCTGGATAACATTTCTTCCAGTCAGGTGATCAGAGATGCCAAAGGAAACATGTGGTTTACGACCAGCAACGGGATCTATATGCTACCCCAGAAAAATGAGCGTCTGTACATCATCAATAAAGCCAATGGCCTGAGCAGTGATCTTGTAAAGAGCATTACAAAAGACGATAAAAACAGGTTATGGCTGGGGCTTGATGAAGCCATGATGAACATAATTGACCCGCAGAATAACCAGATCAGCAATATCATCCTTGGAGATAAAAAGAAATATAATATCATCAA
This region of Pedobacter steynii genomic DNA includes:
- a CDS encoding ferritin-like domain-containing protein produces the protein MNIVDILTEIEKVDGEVYERFSPRRTAMKEFFNIGKKISLAAVPMALGSMFTKAYGQSTLPSAVKGVLQFALTLEHFEAAFYTQALKASGGADFPSTAQGASDKTAIGIISGHETAHVNFLKGVIGSDAVVAKPSYDWTASGAFPNPFAIGNYAVFLAVAQALEDTGVRAYKGQAPALVGQGGVLTAALNIHSVEARHAAKIRYMRAQNGFAIKPWITGGNDSGVPNAAAVYAGEELTTQATIQITGINGTAVNAAAASESFDEPLTTQQVLDIVKLFGIS
- a CDS encoding ferritin-like domain-containing protein is translated as MKNLHEEKGMHRRSFLQYAGAGAAGVALIAAGCKKDRNDPMEPGKTGVTLDFKDDFGVLNYAYALEQLEAAFYIQVAATPYANISAAELAYFKDIQFHEIAHREFFKNALGQAAIGSLEVDFSKINFADRTSVLGTAKAFEDLGVSAYNGAGSLLKSTVYLGLAGKIVSVEARHAAYIRELISPNSFSNVEVVDMVNGLDKSRNPVEVLTIAAGFVKTKINVINLNA
- a CDS encoding LytR/AlgR family response regulator transcription factor; the protein is MLNTIIVDDEEFARSSLYFLLQENCENIHISGIAKSVSEAKNLLSNNQIDLIFLDIAMPGENGFELIPHAQLNKSHVIFTTAYDQYALRAIKANALDYLLKPIDIDELKLAVEKAGKYIALNKKEHNRNENLQNLAVHLSERNEIRKISLPNGQGYSLINIDDIIHIEADSNYSIFHLANKETITVSKVLKEYEEILPDHQFVRIHKSSIVNLNYLKEYNSKNGVEVILKNGDKIAVSRRRASDFAEKVKSYTRFESDK